The DNA sequence GCACTGTTTCTTTGAGACCATGATAGGTGCAAAGTCAAAACATGTTTATtgacaaaagttaaatataactttaaaaagaaacttgGGGTATACCCACTTGGAAAGAGTTGAGTCTACATTTTCAGTCTTCATCATCAGGAAGGATACCTAATTCTTCATCCGTCCACTGAGAAGGATCTGGATATGGAAAGTGACCCTAATGACAACCAGTTAAAAACAAAGTTCATGAATCTATACTTCACGCAACTAAAAGAATCTACACTCCATACAACtggttacattttaaaagaaatcttgaaaacaaatgtgattaaaaaaaatccttgggcttccctggtggcgcagtggttgagagtccgcctgccaatgcaggggacaggggttcgtgccccggtccaggaagatcccacatgccgcagagcagctgggcccgtgagccatggccgctgagcctgcgcgtccggagcctgtgctccgcagcgggagaggccacaacagtgagaggcccacataccacaaaaaaaaaaaaaaaaaatcctcaaaataccACAGGAACAAATTCTCCTTCAACTATCTGATGGTCCAGCTATTCTTCAATCTGTTCAAAATGAGCTGTGGCCTGAATTTTAAAAGCCTGGCCATCTTGGAGCTACTGGCCTGAGCCAGCATTTGAGTATGTGTTTGTGATGGAGCGTGGGCGGTACGGAGACAACAGATTGCGAAGATACCCCATGTCACAACAATCTCTTGAATCCCTGACAAAACATAAGGTCTCAAACTGTCCTGTCATTCCTGCTGGGAGATTTGGAAGCATTCCTTGTCTATCCTGATCTAGGGCATATTCGGCTGCATCATTATCTCATGCCAGACAGCCACACAATAATCCTGACAGCGGACCTACAGTGAGATAAAGGTGTCTATGTGCTGCCACAGACACCATGCAGCTCCTTACTGGGTGACAAGGGCACAGAGAAATTGTAAGAGAAGTGGGATATTAATCAACCTGATGCTTCTAGAactcactgtataaatttaagatttttccctatcctaaaaaaaaccccaaatttacTAAAATTCAAAGTATTCTGGATCAATAAGCATGGATTTCAACGGCTTCAAGGTGTAATTTCCTAGAGAATAGCATCTGTGCAAATGTGATTAAAAGCTCCTTTTGAGGCCAATGACATGTTAGAAAGTCACCAGTAACTAACTTCCCTCCTGAGGGAAATTAGCCCACATCCATCCCACCTCAACCTGGCTGCCTTGGGCCTCTGGACAGACTAAATAACATTTATCATTTAAAGGCACTTAACTGTGAAACTTAACCTGCGGATGAACCCCTACCCTAGCTTGGAAAGTAAGAGAATTAGCTTCTATAGTCTCCCTTCCAAATATGGCCACCAAACAGAAACCGTAAGACATGGGCCACCTACATGTAATATACATCCTTGAGTGGAAAAGGTCAGAGACAAtatgtttcataaaataaaaggattccTGCATATACATAAGGACAATGTGGTGAAGAGATACATCCAGGTTGAAAAACAGTctacaaacagaaaaaagaaacaaggtaaGCTATTAAGAGATCTTCCCTCCCCACACGCAAAGGACAAGAATTCTTCTCCTGCACTTACCAGCACAGCATCTGAGTCATGCCAAAAGCGCCAGAGAATCCAGAACCACATGGTTGCACTGAAGAACTCTGCCTTGATCACCTGGGATCTGGTCAGCTGGGGAAACTGCCTGTACTGGGGCTCGATATGCACACCTCCACCAGCACTACATGACAAAACGAAAATGTTAAGCAGCTTGCTATATCTTCAAAGTATGAACTCATCCAAAACTCTGAGTTACAGCCAGAAACTGAACCTTTCTCATCTCCTCCACGAAATACAGAATGGCAATGCTCCACAGTCCCTCGAAATACTCCTTTTTCAGAAGTTGCTTTAAACTTGTGCAGCAGCAAAAACTGGCCCTGAATTGACAAGAGGCTAATTATGATTTTCATTTAGTGAATATTCATGTAGTTTACACCAGAAATATGAATGTGCTGATTATGGGGTACTGGCCCCAAGAGTTTTGATTAAGGAATCATAAACCTGTAGTAGTAAGTCACTAGCTTAtccagaaaaacaaatcaaatttaCTTTGTCTGGTTAGCCATCTATTTCAAAGGCAAATTATGTCTCTGCTCTATTACAATCTTTATTAAAAGACCACTTTATGGAAAAGAGGACTCAGCAGACCCTTTTTAATAAGCCAAAAGCACTGAGCAAAGCAAAGAGTCTTAAACAGTAAGTTTGAACAAGTCTTTCtgggttttgtgttttcatttactGTTGACAAGGTGAGGAATATAATCCATATGAGCTATCCTCATGTTATTCAGTTGGACTGTAATTATCACAGGTTGAATCTAATTCAAATAATAGAATTTGTACTTAATGGGGCTACTTTCAAGTCCTATTCAGCAGCTATATGTATGCTATTACATACAAATGgatatagaaaatttaaagagagggacttccctggtggtgcagtcgttaagaatccgcctgccaatgcagggggacacaggttcgaaccctggtctgggaagataccacatgccacagagcaactaagcccatgcaccacaactactgagcctgcgctctagagaccacaagccacaacgactgagcccacgtgccacaactactgaagcccgtgcgcctagagcccgtgctccgcaacaaaaggagccactgcaatgagaagcctgcgcaccgcaatgacgAGTAGCCCCCATGCGCCACTAGAGGAAGCccagcacagcaacgaagacccaacacagccaaaaataaaaataaataagtaaaaaaaaagtttccgtCAAGCATCACTGCTTTACACCCTGAATTTATCATACTGTTTctgtatgccaattatatttAACAGTATCTATTCAGGATCTATCTGCATATAGATACTACATTATATAAATAAACCATGGGGGTGGGAATTCAATATATTGTAACAACAGGCTTCCTCTTTGATAGGTTTTGGATATAGCCTAGTAATAAGTACCCATCAGTTAAActcatttaaaataagatttgaGAATTATAGTTTAAACCCATTCCCAGAAACTCTCCACATTTAATTACTGCTAGAGTGACATGTTTTAACTATGACTTGAAATAAGTGGATCACTGACTGCAAGGTGGAAATCTTTTTGAACAAAATTTGAAacactgcaattagagaaaaggAATGCATGACATAACAATTGCCATGATTAAGGAATATAAAGATTCCACAAACATCTAATGTTATGTTCCAAGACAGGTTGTTAACTGCACTATGGCGAACTAGACAAGCTGAACAACCCTCCAAATTGAAACAACTACAATAgtagttgagattttttttttaatttttaataaatcattgaccagacacaaaagaaaggAATCTACCAAGGGCAAAACCCAAGTTAAAACAAGACCTGGAAACTACATGAGCACTGAAGCTGGCCTTCGTCCTGAGCGTTTCTGCTGTTCCCCAGACTCTGTGACCCTCTACCTGGACAGCTGTGGGAGACAGGAGAAGCCTGGGGCCCACCCAAGACGAGAAGTCGAATTACTAGACCCCTGAAGAAAGCTGCAGCCCCATGATATAAGAGTGAATGGGACATAAACCTGCCATGAAGAAGGGAACAGGAATTTGTTACCAGTAGCCAGTCCTCAGGTGGGTTTGCACCCAAATTCACACTACCTGGGTTTTGGACATTATGGTCCAAGACAACCTCAACCCAAGATTTTAAAGTGGTATTGGATTCTCTGAACCCTTGAGAAGCAAGACCTTAAAGAATTCTGACAGATAAAAGTTCCAGGAAAAGCTCACAGTCAAAAATTACAAGGAAATAAGACACTATGAGTGAGAATCAGCAAAACAACAGACAGCAGTATCAAATATACAAGACTTGAAAAATGGATAATTACAATTTATAATACAGAAAACacgttatttttaaataaaagtttgaaattaAAGGCAAGGAACAAGAAACTATAAAGATCAAGTTTGAAACAAcagaatttctagaaataaaatgtaatcatttgaaataaaaaggattaaagCCAGGATTAGACACagctaaaaaatatgaaaagaggtTAGAAGGATGAGAAAACCCAACATATGCCTAATTCGTGTCCtataagaagaaaacagaatggggaagaaacaatatccaaagaaataatggctgttCCAACCCAGGATTTTTAAGtgtcaagtttaaaaaaaaaaaatgcaagcacCATAACTCTCCGTTAAAGTtacctttttaaaacataaaccaaggatgaattgggagattgggattgacacatacacactaatatgtataaaatagattaactaTTTTAATAGTTAAtctatttatacagcaggtataaaaaataaattctgctgtataaaaaataaattcaaaaaagaaaaataaaatgcaataaaaaaagtgtaaaaaaataaaacataaaccaGATCATATTACTTTCCTGCTTAAAGCCTCCAACAGCCTGCCATCATTCTTAGAATAAGGCCTCGTCCTACAAGGCCCACCCTAATTGGGGCCCTGCTTGTCTCTCTACCGCTGTCCACTCACCAGCTTGCTTGCCCATTATCAGCACTCAGAACCTTTTCACTTGCTGTCTCCTTCGTCTGAGAAGCTCTTCCTGGCATTTTTGCATGGCTGACTACTCATCACTTAGGTCTTAGTTCAAATCAAACCTTCAGGCCTGCATTCCCACATCATCCTAGGTATAATAACCCACCCACCAACCCCAGACACTCTCTAGATTAATCCCGTTTTATTTCCTTCATGCCACTTAAGAGTACCTAAACATGTTCTTTTCTACTTGTTGTGTCCTCTctccagaatgtaagctccattaTCTTTCTTGTATTCTGctctatccccagcacctagaaagACTCTCCAGAAAACCTACTGACTTAAGTATTCACATACTGTGAAATACGGTGTGTTACGGAAGTACCAAGATCTCGGTGAAGAGGAACACCCCCTAGTCTTCCCATGCAGGTCAAGGGCTATTGTTGGTGGCTCTCCATCTCTGTCCTTGCTCAGGTCACACATGCCTTTTCCTTCTCGCCACCCCACACCTGTCCCAGCTCCATATCCTTAATAGACACATGGCTTTAGGCAAGTCACTCCTTTAATTTTCCTGGTCTCAGTTAAACAATACTTGTATGATCCTTAGTAGCCACCAGCAGCCCTCTTAAAACATTTTAGAGATTTGTTATTCATTTACTTACCTGGAAGTcaacattattatccccattatacGCGTGAGAAAACTCAGTTATTAAGAGATCATGAAACTTTTCCAAGCCGTACAGCAAAAGTGTGGCAGAGATGAGATTTGAACAGAGGCACTTTGGGGGCTGAATCATGCTTTTAACCACTATTCTGCACTGCCTCTTGGTAAAGTGTAGATCACGGTGCAAGGGGCCTGGCCCATTACTTGGAGAAATCCAATGTACTATTTTCAGTCCTGCTCTTACTGAACCCCTCTGCACTACCAACTCCTTTTTGGTAGACGTGCCCTCCCCTGGCATCCCAGCACTATGCTCTCCAGCCGGTTTCTTGGGCTACATCATGGGTGACTGCTTTTGCTGACTCTTTAAATTCTGGTGTTGCAAAGGTGAACTCTATAGTAtgggactttgggtgataatatGTCAGTGTAGgctcatcaactgtaacaaatgtaccgctCAGGTTTGGGATGTTGATTATGCAGAAAGCTATGCACGTGTGGGTCTGGGGATTTATGGGAAATCTCggtaccttccactcaatttttatgtgaacttaaaactgctcaaaaaaatactttaaaaaaagaaaaattccgaTATTGCCCAAGCATTTACTTTTggctctcttctcttcccacccTTCTGCACTCTCTACGGGTGATTGCCTCCACGCCCGTGCCTTAACTAATTCTCTAGTCTGCAACCACAGtaatttttcagaattaaaatCTGGCCGCATGGCGTCTGATTAAAACCTCTCAACGACCGATTATCGCCTGCGTTCGAAACCCCTGAGCCAGGAATAAGGACTCTCTACCATTCCTTCCCTACGTCCCAAGGTCTCCTGTCTCACCTTGCCTCGAACTTGACGCTTCAAACTACACCGGCAACGCCCTCACCTCCCCAACTCCTGCTCTCGCTTCCAGATTAGCTCCAGCCGTCTCCACGTTCAACTGTCAACTTCCCGAGGGCAGGCTCCCGCTGGGGCAGGGCCCGCCCGAAACACACTTCAACCTGCCGAGCGAGCAGAGCTCCCCGCCCCACGTCCCCCCTCTCCCGGGCCCCTGGGTCACGCCGTCAGCCTACGAGTCCCAGCATGCCTCGGGGTGGAGGTCGCTGCAGACCCGGATCTGCCCGTGGGGCTCGGCGTCAAGGTGAGGGCGTCCAGAAGACTGGCACTTTTCGTTAGATGCAGGCGAAGCCCCCCCCGCAGGCAATACTCACTGACGGACTCCAGCGCCTCCAGCCGCCCGCGCGCGTAGGCCCCTGAAGAAGTGGCCTCCAACGCGCGCTAAAGGCGCTAGACGCGTCAAAGCCGACATAACAGCCCACGTTCGGTCAGCAATCCCCAGGCCGCGCCGCCGCTTCACGTCACTTCCTTTGGCGCCTCTCCCAGTGATGTCAGTGGCGTCGCCCCGCCCATCTCCCGAAGGGGGAAGTACGGAGGCGGGCGGGGAAGGAGGAGTTCCTGCCTCAAATTAGCGTCGGAAGCCCTTCCCAGCTGTGAGGACCGTGGGGCCGCTAGCTGAGCTCGCCCTCCACACGGAGGGACCTGGCTCGCCGTGGCTTTGATGGTCAGGAGGCGCCTCAGAAAGGCGAATGGTGTAGCCGGCCCTGGAGAACTCGGCTAGGTGGAGCCCCCGGATGGGCGTGCCGCGCCTCGGCGCTCAGCTTCAGGAGCCCCTCTTCGTTACGCGGGCGCTA is a window from the Orcinus orca chromosome 9, mOrcOrc1.1, whole genome shotgun sequence genome containing:
- the NDUFB2 gene encoding NADH dehydrogenase [ubiquinone] 1 beta subcomplex subunit 2, mitochondrial — protein: MSALTRLAPLARVGGHFFRGLRARAAGGAGVRHAGGGVHIEPQYRQFPQLTRSQVIKAEFFSATMWFWILWRFWHDSDAVLGHFPYPDPSQWTDEELGILPDDED